A genome region from Litoribacterium kuwaitense includes the following:
- the lysS gene encoding lysine--tRNA ligase yields MGTEEQSDQLQVRREKLQMIRNTGADPFGQRFERTHKSAELFQTYDQFSKEELEAKESEAEVVIAGRIMTKRGKGKAGFAHIQDLDGQIQLYVRKDTVGEDTYELFKLADLGDIVGVKGQMFKTNVGELSIKVHHFEILSKALRPLPEKYHGLKDIEQRYRQRYLDLMSNDESKQTFVTRSRILQAMRHYLDDRGFLEVETPMMHTIAGGATAKPFVTHHNALDMELYMRIAIELHLKRLIVGGLEKVYEIGRVFRNEGVSTRHNPEFTMIELYEAYADYKDIMALTEQMIAYISKEVLGTHQITYGDHEVDLSPNWTRKHMVDAIQEHTGVNFWGDFSDEEAHALAKEHGIEVDSHMSFGHIVNEFFEQKVEEHLIQPTFIYGHPVAVSPLAKKNDHDDRFTDRFELFIVGREHANAFTELNDPIDQRERFESQLKEREAGNDEAHEMDEDFLEALEYGLPPTGGLGIGIDRLVMLLTNSPSIRDVLLFPLMRQR; encoded by the coding sequence ATGGGCACGGAAGAACAAAGTGATCAGTTGCAGGTGCGTCGCGAAAAGTTACAAATGATTCGTAATACAGGAGCGGATCCGTTTGGTCAAAGATTTGAGCGCACGCACAAGTCAGCAGAGCTGTTTCAAACATATGATCAATTTTCAAAAGAAGAGCTTGAAGCTAAAGAAAGCGAAGCAGAGGTTGTCATTGCTGGACGGATTATGACAAAACGGGGAAAAGGGAAAGCAGGATTTGCTCACATTCAAGATTTGGATGGACAAATCCAGCTTTATGTTCGCAAGGATACCGTTGGTGAAGACACCTATGAGCTATTTAAACTAGCGGATCTTGGAGATATTGTCGGTGTGAAGGGGCAAATGTTTAAAACGAATGTCGGTGAACTATCTATTAAGGTTCATCATTTTGAAATCTTATCAAAGGCCCTTCGCCCGTTGCCTGAAAAATATCATGGACTCAAAGATATTGAGCAACGCTATCGTCAGCGGTACTTAGATTTAATGTCAAATGATGAAAGCAAGCAGACTTTTGTGACAAGAAGTAGGATTTTACAGGCCATGCGTCATTATTTAGATGACAGGGGCTTTCTTGAAGTGGAAACGCCGATGATGCACACAATCGCTGGGGGAGCAACAGCAAAGCCTTTTGTGACGCATCACAATGCTCTTGATATGGAATTATATATGCGCATTGCGATTGAGCTCCATTTAAAACGCTTGATCGTTGGCGGGTTAGAAAAAGTATATGAGATTGGCCGCGTGTTTCGAAACGAAGGGGTATCGACACGTCATAACCCTGAATTTACAATGATCGAGCTTTATGAAGCGTATGCCGATTATAAGGATATTATGGCACTAACTGAGCAGATGATTGCTTATATCTCGAAAGAAGTGCTTGGTACACATCAAATCACATACGGTGACCATGAGGTTGATTTAAGCCCAAATTGGACAAGAAAGCATATGGTGGATGCAATCCAAGAGCATACAGGTGTAAATTTCTGGGGAGATTTCTCTGATGAAGAAGCACACGCACTTGCAAAAGAACACGGTATTGAAGTAGATTCGCACATGAGCTTCGGACATATTGTCAATGAGTTTTTTGAACAGAAGGTTGAAGAACACTTAATTCAACCAACATTTATTTACGGACATCCAGTCGCTGTGTCACCGCTTGCGAAAAAGAATGATCATGACGATCGCTTTACGGATCGTTTCGAGCTGTTTATTGTTGGACGTGAGCACGCCAACGCCTTTACTGAATTAAATGATCCTATCGATCAAAGAGAGCGATTTGAATCTCAATTAAAAGAGCGGGAAGCAGGGAATGATGAAGCCCATGAAATGGATGAAGATTTCCTTGAAGCGTTAGAGTATGGGCTGCCGCCAACTGGT